The DNA segment TCTTCTGTGGTCACACTGGGCTGAGTATGAACCAGTGAGGATCTGATGGTCTCTGGGACTGTTGTACTGCTCCAAAGGCTTGAACCTGTGATTGGAGCAAAGGATGAGAACACAAGACAATTCCTATGACCTCCACACTGTCTCCTACCCACAGGAAGCTCTGTCACTCTGCTTCACACGGCTTCCTGGGGCATGTGGACAGCCGTCTGACAGGCTATCAGCCCCATGGCCACACCAATGCCTGGTCAGGGATTCCCTTCCCAGCCCATCTCAGGGTGCACAGTGTCTGGCCTGCACTTGTAAACATGGAGACAGTCTTCTTACAGAGGAGAGTGTGTCAGGTTCCATTCAATCTCAACCACAGTGTTTGCCTCCTTGTCTGCCATCCTTCTGGGGACAAACAGGGTAGTGAATCTCCTTGTCTGCCTGGTCCACTCATTCCCAGTGTCAGCCAGAAAGGCCACTGGGCAGTGTTCTCTGAGGAATGAGCagatggaaagttctagaaaggcAGGTGCTTGCAGGGCCCTGGGGAGAGTGGCCTCTACTGCAGAGAGACAGCTATGTCAGTGGGATTTGCCTTCCCAGACTTCAGTGTGGATCCACAGAGGAGGTTGCAGGGAAACATAAGGGGAAAATCAACATTGAGAAccaggagctgggtgtggtgatgtcTGCTTGCAATCTGAGCGCAGGAGCGGCAGAGACAAGGACAGCAGGCATTCAAGATGAGTCCTGAGAACACAGTGAGATTGGGGTTTACCTGGATACTCAAGATCCTCCCTCAAATaactatgatgatgatgaagatggagaaggagaagaaggagaaaaagaaggagaaagatgaagaacaacaagaacaagaacaggaagaagaagatgtGATGATACCAACTGGGCTTATCAGATGCATTTGACCCCTACTTCAGTCCCTTACCACCCCTGCTCTTAAGGGTTCTAAGTACAAGGGAGGTCCCATAATCTGAGAATGAACTATAGACACGAAGAATATTGGCCACCAAAGTAGCTGAAAGCGTTTTCCATCCTGCAAGGGGAACCTGGAGGAATCCTCTGAGTTTCTTCCAGCAGTAAATTGTTGCTGGGAAACAGAGACAAGGGGGAGCTTGGGGTTGTTTGGGGGGTTTCTCAGGATGCTGAGAAATCTCCCAGAAGTCCCAGAACCAGTGATAGAGCTGGTACCTCCATGGAAAGGAAGTGTCCACTCAGTCCCAGGTCAGAGCCACCTTTGAGAGAGGGGAGCTGATGTGCAGAGGTACTGTTCCCTCATGGAGATTGGGGACAGGATCGTATGAGACCTGGGACAGAGGACTCCTCTCTTAACAGAACTGGAAGTCACAAAGAGCCAACGATTCAGAGCCTGTCTCTAGAAACTTTCACACTTGAAACTGTCCCACAGTGGACACTGAGAATCTCCAACACGGGTTGATGAGATGGTTCACTGGCTAAAGGCTCTTGCTTGCCAAGCTTGATGAATGAGTTTGACCCACAAGGTGGAAATAGAGAACTAACACCCAGAAGTTCTCCTTTTACTCACACACACCATGGACAAGCTCCTAtacacagacaaataaacaatatataaaaaagcaaataaataaataaaataataaaatgtcttgTAGAACACAGGTTCCCcattgtgtctgtgtgcatgcacacacatgtaatggtatacacacacacactgtcacttGTACCAAACATGTTCTAACAAAAGCATGTGTGGACACACACTCCCTATCCTGGATCACTCACTCTCCCAGTTCATCATGCTAAGGATCATGGCTTCCTTTTTCCATGAGGGAATGACAGGCCTGGACTCAGGCTGCCCTGACATGAAGGAGGCTTACCTGGGATGACAGACACCTCAACCCTGAATGACTCTTTATTCCAAAAGCGGTGATAGGGAAATGGTGTTCCCACCCCACACATGTAGGTGCCTGCATCCTCCAGGGTGAGGCTCTGCAAGGTCACTGTGAAGGTCAGGTTGTCTGGATGGTCCCGGATGGACACTCGGCCATTCCTAGCTTCTTCTGAGCCTCTGGTCATGACAATATCTTCGCAAAGTAGAACATGTGACCCTCTGCACCAGTGTTTCTTATTCATCTTGAATCTCTCCTCATACTGACAAGTCACGCTCAGGGACTCCCCCACAGTGCCTGTCACACTGCTGGGGCCACGCAGAGGGAAACAGCCTGGAAAACACAAATCTCCATTCTGCATCTCATAGCTGGATGAGGAGGACGGCCTCCCCTGAGTCAGCTCTTAAAAAACCCTCAGATCTTGAGGCAAcagtgagaaaggagagaggctttgtcagagcaGGAGTCAGCACTGAGGTTACACAGAGATTGTAAGATAAGTAGAGATTACATGGTTATGGCAGTGACAGTCACAGGTAGCCCTCTGTGTGGTTCCTGATTCTGTCTCACCCTCCTGCCTTCTCTCTAGGCCAGTCTGCCTGTGCTGTCTGCTCCATGCACTTCCCATGGCCCTCTCAGGCTAACAGCAAGAGCTTCCATTTTCAACGATGGACCTGACACACCTGCCTCATGCTCACCTGGGACTCCAGAGAGGAGCAGAGCTGAAGGCAGCCACAATCCTATTCCTCTGGGGATCATTTCTTCAGCTCATTTGTCACCTGCACCCATGCCAGAGCCTAGAGGGACAAAGGAGCAGTCTCCTTCTACACAGTAGAATGTCCTCTTGCCTagttctcctttttctcctcagcttcctggtTCCTTGCTCCCATGTGAGGCTCTAGATAAAAGTTATAGGGAGGGCTCTAGTCCTCAGAGTCTGGGGTTCCTACCACGCCCAGCAAGTAGGGGCACCCATGGATGTGGTTTGAGGATGCCCTCTGTCCCTGAGGGCTTCTACCTACTGCCCAAGAGACCTGGGGAACATTTCCTTTTTCAGTCAGTTGGCCCACCCTCTCTTACAAACCACTTCCTGAGTGGGTTTGAAAGCTGCCCTTCTCTTGCTCTAGCTCTGTGATTACAGAGGAACCACCTCCTTTCAATATTCAGATTATAGGGTGCTCTTAGTTTATGAGGTCTTTAGCACTATTTCCAGGTTCACACTGCTGGTCAAGCTCATGCTATGAGCTGATCCCTGAGAGtttatctgtgtgtctgagtCCCCACAAAGGGTACGGACCTGTAGGTCACAGCTTTCTCCCCTCCCATCATATCTTCCTTCTGAttctgtttggtttgttgtttgtctgtGGCAGCAtctctagcccaggctagactctaTTTAGCtaaggatgtccttgaactcatctTCCTTCCCCCACATCCTGAGTCCAGAAATtttaggtgtgtgtcaccacagccCAGTCATGGTGTGCTCAAGATGGAGCtcagggcttcacacatgctaggcaagcactgtgccGACTAAGACACATCTTTGGCCCTGATGATTTGAGAAAGTGTCTCACACGGCCACCCAAGCTGGGCTGCAATGCACCTTTTAGCTCAAGCTaacattgaactcacagaaatctcccTTCCCTTCAGTACCAGAAATAGATGGGTGTCACTATGCATGACAGCTCGCTCTTCCTGTGTCTCCTGGCCCCATGTCTAGACATGGACATGATTTCAGGTAGGTGTTGTGTGGAAGAATGTAAGGATGACCTCAGatgtctactttctttttttttttttttttggttcttttttttccggagctggggatcgaacccagggccttgcgcttcctaggcaagcgctctaccactgagctaaatccccaaccccaagatgtcTACTTTCTGATGACTCAGTTTCCCAGTTCTGGCCGTctacttctctttcttgttggggAAGAAGGAACAAGAGTGAGTACTGAAGCTCACTCACCCACCTGACTACAGAGGCACTTATGCCCCTCTGATCTACAGAAATATGTGCAGGCTGTGGTGACATTTGTGGGGGACATTTACACTTACAGGGCCCTGGGTTGAGACTCTACTCTGTGTATCCACTCTTATCCCACTCACTTCTAGTCCCTATCAACACCGAACAAAGATGTTCTTCCTACTAACACAGAATGCAAATTCATCATGATGCCCTGGAGCCTCAAAGCAGATGGGCATTGGGCTGAAGGCTCCCTTTCTACCAGCAGGTGAGATCTAGCTCTAGGAAACACAAGGCTGAACAAAAGGACCAAATGGATTGTTCTGGACTTGTAATTGTTTTCATATTTGAACCAGGTCAAAATGTCATGGGCCTGGATAGAGTGTGTCAGGGCCTGAGGAGGAAGAAGCATCAGTCATAACGAACCCCAACTTCTCCTTGCTTCCCCAGAGGAGGCACCCTCAGTCCTAGGGTATCTCTGTCTGAGGAAAGGAACAGTCCGACATTGGGAGAATTCTCAATACTGATCTGAACCGAGGGGCACAAGGGCACTACATCCCCTGGCTCAACAGTGGCTAATGGAGATCAGAGAATGTGGGGTTCAGACACAGGTCTGTCTTACACATGACCTCTGGGATTTCCTCAGAACAGGACTTGACTCATAGCAGAGCACATGACTCATAACTAACTCAGCCGAGAGTTCAGTGCATACCCTCTGGTCCAGACTTGAAGGACGTGAGAATGGAGAGTCACTTTCCAGACAGTGTCACAGAACCTGCTCCAGGTGCCACATAAACGTATCTGACACAACACAATGCCACAGTCCCTTTGGACGAACACATCAGTAAGGACAAGGGACTCAGAATTATTGGTGATGGTCAGTAGTTGTGCTCCCATTGTACCTCATGCTCATGTTAGGTCACTCTGCCAGGAGCTGTCCTTGTCAGATAAGCTTTGGGAAGACAAGAAACATGCATTAAAAGTTATATAAAGTCACCCAGAGTCCAGGAGTCAAAGCCAGTTGTCAACCCAGTCCTGTCCTGCACTCGCCTGCCTCTTCTTTTTTGCTTTCAACATGACAGATGCTGCTGTGTCCTTCGCCAAGGTCTTCTTGGCTGTTGGAGTGACTGCAGCCATCTTCAAGATGGTGGTAGCACCCATCGAGTGTGTCATGCTGCAGGTACAGCATGCCAGCAAGCAAATCTCAGCAGATAAGCAATACAAGGGCATCATGTACTGTGTAGTTCGCATCCCCAAGGAACAGGGAGTCCTGTCCTTCTGGCATGGTAACCTGGCCAATGTCATCAGATACTTTCCCACCCAGGCTCTCAACTTTGTCTTCAAAGATAAATACAAGCAGATCTTTTTGGGTGGTGTGGACAAGAGGACCCAGTTTTGGAGGTACTTTGCAGGGAACCTGGCATCAGGTGGTGCTGCTGGGGCCACATCCTTACGCTTTGTGTACCCTCTTGATTTTGCCCGTTCCCGTCTAGCAGCTGATGTGGGCAAAGCTGGAGCTGAAAGGGACTTCAAAGGCCTTGGTGACTACCTGGTTACGATCTACAAATCTGATGGGATTAAGGGCCTGTACCACGGCTTTAATGTGTCAGTACAGGGTATTATCATCTACCGAGCTGCCTATTTCGGTATCTAAGACACCGCAAAGGGAATGCTCCCAGATCCCAAGAATACTCACATCTTCATCAGCTGGATGATTGCACAGTCTGTCACTTCTGTTGCTGGCCTGACTTCCTATCCTTTTGACACGGTTCCTCATCATATGATGATGCAGTCTGGACACAAAGGAACTGATATCGTGCATACAGGCACGCTTGACTGCTGGCGGAAGATTGCTCCAGACGAAGGAGGCAAGGCCTTTTTCAAGGGTGCATGGTCCAACGTTCTCAGAGGCATGGGTGGTGCCTTTGTGCTTGTCTTGTATGATGAGATCAAGAAGGACACATAAGTATGTCCTAGGTGTTCTCCCCGAGAACAGGCATGTTGTATAACAGACCATATTCTTGAACATTCTGGACAGATTCTCTGGGCTTGTCTGTTTTATCAATGGCAACTATTTACCAGTTGAAAAGTGGGAAGCAATAATATTCATCTGACCAGTTTTCTCTTATGGCCATTTCCATAATGACAATAATGATGGGActcaattatattttttatttcagccACTCCTGATAATgaaaaattgaagaaataaaaatatacaaaaaagttATATAAAGTCAGTAAGAGATTTATAAACACAGCATTATAACAGAAAGTCCTATTGCATCAGGGCTCTTTTTATGTCCCACAATGCCATCTAGAACCCCAAGACCCCTGTAGTGACTTGGAATTCCATGGAGTTCCATGggtgtggggagatggctcagtaggtaaggtgCTTGCAGTGCAAAGTGATGACttgggttcagatccccagaagtcACAGAAAGCTGAATGCTCCCACTCATCTGTAATCGCTGCCCTACTAGGTGAGACGGGACGCAGAGATGGAGGATTCGGGGAAGCTTCTGAAACATTTAGCCTGATGTCTGCAGTAGAGAACAAGAAAGACCCAGTTTCAAATAAGGTGAGAGGTGAGGAGGGGCATTGAAGGCTTCTCTCGGTGTGTCCATGGCATGCACATGTctcatggcacatgtgtgccccCAGGAGGGTTCTCTTTGCCCCCTCAAACACGCAAAGATATaacagaagaacagaaagaagaacacagaacaggacaacaacaaaaatccccaaacccttCATGGCAAGAAGGTGAACACTCAGTCCCCGGCCTGGGAAGTCCTTCATGGAAGGAAGCAGATGCTCTTAGTCCTCTTCCCTCAAAGAGGATGGCAAGAGGTCCCAGCAGGACTCAGGCCCCTTCAGAGAGGACATGGCCTTCATCAGGACATGGAGGGATAAGGAGCTCAGGCCTGGATTCTACCCCTCGGCTAGAAGTGTCTGGTCCTGGCACAGTCGGGGTAGCACTCACAGCTACTGAAGGACAGAGTTGTCTCTGTTCATCTGCACACACCgtcacattcagacacacactgCACAACACACACTGGTCATTGCCATTGGCTGCCCCTGTATTCTTGCTAGGCTGGTTTATTTCATGTCTTTGCCCAGGGCTGTGAATAAGAGTCCCATGTTTTGACAGTTCTGTGTTTGCTGGAATCACAGACTTGTGATGGGACAGACAGGACAATAGGGAAGGCAGGATTGTACAGAGGTCTTTTTGGTCTCTTCTAAGTCCATTTTAATGAATCCCACAGCAATTGTGCCTGTGTCATCTGGAGTAAAATCTGCCTGAGTTTCCTGTGAATGAGAGGTTTTTGAGACAATCCTGACCTATGCTTGGTCAGGGTCCTCTTCCTACCTTGGCCTGTGCTAAACCTCCAGGGACCACCCAAGATGGCAAACACAGCAGAATTGGTCATGTCTTGTGTTCCTCTTATACTGACACTATGTGCCCAGGAATTTCCATGGGGCCTTGCATAGGACCAGGACAGAGCAGGAGGAAGGACCCTGCAGTCCAGGAGTCCCCAGTTCTAGCCTCACAGGGGGGCCAGGCTTGAAGAGGCTCCCTGGAGTCAGGAACTAAAGAGACCTGTGTGTTACGGTAGGCTGAGCAGGGACACTGCCTTTGTCAGACCCAGGACTTGAGCTTGAGGGGTAAGTGAGTGAGGGGACAGGGAGCGAGGTGTCCATGGAAACAGGGGACCTGGGGCTGGGTGACTAAATGTGGTATATGTGATTTGTATAtcttcatgcatgtgtgtatttgggtGAGGTGTGtacctaagtgtgtgtgtgtgtgtgtgtgtgtgtgtgtgtgtgtgtgtgtgtgtgaccaagaCATAATGTTGTTACAGCCAGGACTGCCATTTCCACCCTTATTATTGAACCCTGACTGTGTCTCTGAATCATAACGATGGCTGACGTATTTCATGTGGCATGTACAGCTGTGTATAGTGTGGAGTTCATAATTACATCTGATGTGTGCAGTATATATGCATTATGTCTGTAGCATGTACAGTATGTATCCTATGTTAGGTATATGAGATATGGTATACATACAAATGATgcatatagtatgtatgtgtcaCATGTGGTATGTTCACTATGCAGCACTTGACTGTGTTACATGTATGCTGTGTGGTACATACACGTGTGTGGCATATTTAGCACATGTGAGGAGTATTCACATGTATATggtagtgcacacacatgccaataACTACACTTGATCCTGAAAGGTTAGAATTGTAATGATATATTTGCATGGGGAGCCGTGCCTATTTGTGTATCTATAAGCCAGTGTAGGCCAGCCTGCTCCAAGTGGGTTCTGGGAGGGTGGGCTCCAGGGGCCTTAGGTCTGGgaatctttctctttcttgttaGGGTGCAGGACTGAATTGAGAGTTGCTCCATAGGCCTCTCTTGGAAGGCGGAGAGgagtgggaaggaggggagaCACAGGTGCTGATGTTCCCAGAAATGCACCAGAGACTGAAAAATTAGCAACTTATTTCTGTGTCACCAGTGTCTGCTGAGGTACATACTCCACAAAGTCGGGGTTCCAGGCTTCTGCTGTCTTCCTGTTCTGTGCACTCCCAAGAGCTGACTTTTCCTGCACATCTAAGACAGTCATTACTGCAAGAGTGAGAGAGGAGAGTAGGAAGTTGCCAACAAGAACTCTCCCCAGGCGTGGGGCCACTTCACACTCACCCACCCCTGTCAGgccacagaaacaaacagaacccCAGAAACACGTGCAGTTGCTATGGGGAAAAGAGGAAACCCCGAAGACAATGGTCTTCTGGAGTCTCTTGACAAGCTCTGACCTGAGATGAGAAGCAAGAAATCCAAAAAGAGGAACAACCCTCAGCTACCAGAAGTTTCTACATGTATCCAGTGCTGATCGCTGCAACTCCACAGGGACAGACTCATCTGGGAGGTGCCTAGTAGGACTTCTCTGTCATGGGGCACCTCCTTGTGTCTCTCATGGTCTTCTGTTGCCATCAGGGCCTCTCTCAGGAACAGGATGGAGGAAGGTCCCTCTTAGAGAGAGGAGGGAGTGCAGAAAGCAGATGCCTACTTTGGGCTGAATGGAGGACTGggtaaagggaaggaagggaggagggaagggaacacCAGCTCTTATCCCTCTCTGCTTTCTACTGTGGAGGCAATGTGGGCAGACACCTCACAGCCCCCTCCCTGCCTTTCCACCACAGTGGACTGAATCCCTTctaaccatgagccaaaataagcctgTCCCTCCTTAAGCAGCCTTTGTCTTGATATTAATCAGAGTAAGGAGAGAAAAAGCTGACCGGCAGTctctggaaagaggaaagaaagctggGGTTGCTGGTTCACGATTTTAATCAAaacactgtggaggcagaggcaaatctctgtgagtttgaggccagcctggtctagactGCAAGTTATGAAAGATACCCtatgttgaaaagaaaaaaacacaaaataaacaacaacaaaaacaaaaaggaagagaaaagaaaaatgataagcAGACACACAGTTTGTCAGTGGGCTGATAGGTTATAGTGCACCTGTAACTTTGTCAACTAAGTACAAACTAGAAAACTGTGGAAGAACCCTTATTGAGAACTTTCTTCTATCAGGTTGACATGGTGGGCAGGTTTGTAAGGATCTgttcttgattgttaattgatggaTGGCTGTGATGGCATCCCTGAACAGttggtcctggcttctataagaaagcaggctgacaaACCAGGGAGAGCAAGTCAGTGATCAGCGTCCCTCCATGTCCtccgcttcagttcctgcccccaggttcctgctGAGCTCCTGAGACCTTCCTTCAAAATGGACTGTGCCATAGAAGCATCAGCCAAATTATACCTCTCCTCCCACCACGTTGGCTTTGGTcagggtt comes from the Rattus norvegicus strain BN/NHsdMcwi chromosome 10, GRCr8, whole genome shotgun sequence genome and includes:
- the Cd300c2 gene encoding CD300C molecule 2 precursor (The RefSeq protein has 2 substitutions compared to this genomic sequence), encoding MIPRGIGLWLPSALLLSGVPGCFPLRGPSSVTGTVGESLSVTCQYEERFKMNKKHWCRRSHVLLCEDIVMTRGSEEARNGRVTIRDHPDNLTFTVTLQSLTLEDAGTYMCGVGTPFPYHRFWNKESFRVEVSVIPGSSLWSSTTVPETIRSSLVHTQPSVTTEDTIPAPSARPRSLLGSLYFCILVFLELPLFLCMLSAVLWVNRPQRCSG
- the Cd300c2 gene encoding CD300C molecule 2 isoform X1; translated protein: MIPRGIGLWLPSALLLSGVPGSSLWSSTTVPETIRSSLVHTQPSVTTEDTIPAPSARPRSLLGSLYFCILVFLELPLFLCMLSAVLWVNRPQRCSG